CGCACAAGGCCTATGTCGAGAAGCCGCTACTGGGTGCCGCCGATGGGCCGATCCTGAAATACCGCGACTGGTACGCCCAGTACCATCCGGAAGTCGCCTGACGGTCGCGGATCAGGCCGACTTCATTCGCACGATCGTCGCGGCGAAGTGATCGGCGGCCTGATCCACGAAATCGGGATGCGTCAGGATGTAGGGCCGGTTCATCAACGCGCCGGAAAAGGCAATCTCGGCAGCTTCATCGGTTGTGATCGATCCGGGCGAGGCCTGATGACCGGGATCGCTATGGTCGAAGATTGCAGTGCTGACCGGACCGGGCATCAGCATGGAAACACCGATCGGGGCCGGGCCCGCCTCCATATCCGCGCGTAGTCCGTCGGCAATGGGCCAGAGAGCGTGCTTTGTCGCGCAATAGGCGGTCAGGTGCGGATAGCTGAACATCGCGCCGGTCGACGCGGTGATGACAATCTGCGCGGGCATCATTGCGGCGCGCATGATCGGCACGAATGACTGCACGGTCTGCACCGTACCGACGACGTTGACGTCGAACAGGGCACGCAACTGCGCCGGTGGCAATTCCGCGATGCTGCCCTGCCGCAATATGCCCGCATTGGCGAACAGCGTTGCGATCGGCGGGCATTGTTCAGACACCCGCAACGCGAAGGCATCGTTGGCCACCGGGTTCGTCACGTCCACCGGTCGGGCCAGGCAAACCGCGCCAGCTTGCTCGACCAATGCCGCAGTTTCCGCCAGTTGCGCTTCGTTCACGTCGCAGATCGCCACCGCCATTCCCCGCCGTGCAGCGGCAATGGCAAGGCCGCGCCCGATGCCCGACCCGGCACCGGTTACAACGGCGGTGTTTCCGGACAGCGTCAGGTCCGGGCGGCTCACCGGAAATGCGGGATGACGTGCGTGCCGATCTTGCGCAGCGTTTCCATCTGCGCCCAGTGCGGCACTGTGCCCATGTTGGTCATGAACAGGATTTCGTCCGCACCTGCATCGGCCAGTTGCTGCACGTAATCGATGCAGTCCTCTACGGTGCCATAGGCGTTCTGGGCGGAAAGGATGCCCGAACTGGGCTTGCGATCGCCTTCCCGTTCTTTCAGATCCATCGTCAGCGTTTCAGACGCCAGCTTCGTCGTGATGATGGTGTTGGTGCCTTCCTCGACCAGTTCATCGCCCCAGGTGTCGGGATCGGGGCAGGGGCCTCCGCCGTACCAGTAGTTGAGCGACTCATAGAAGTAGCGCTGGCCGCGAAGACCGATCTTGCGTGCCTCTTTCGCATCGTCGAGCACGATGGCCGGGCATAGCGCCGCCAGGTGCTGGATCGGGCGATAGCCGACCTGATCGCGCACATCGCGGCCTTCCCATGCGTCGCGATAGATCTTGTTCTTCTTGGCAACCTCTTCCGGTCCGCCGAAGCCAAGCACCAGTGCACCCAGGCCGCGCTCTCCCGCGCGGGCCAGCGTATCGAGGTTGGTGCAGGCCATGTACATCGGCGGATGCGGGCTCTGGAACGGCTTGGGGTGGATCGGCCGCGGCGGGATCGTCAGGTGCGGGCCGTTGTGCTCCACCTCATCCTCCACGAACATGCGCGGGATCAGGTACATCGCCTCGTCGATGATGGGCTGAAGCTCTTTCAGGTCGTAACCGTACGCTCCGGCTTCCTGCTGGCTGCCGCCCTTGCCGACGCCGAAATGTAGGCGTCCTTTCGACAAGATATCAAGTGTTGCCACACGTTCCGCCACCTTGATCGGATGGTTCATCGCCGGCATCAGGCAAACGACGCCATGGCCGATGCCGATGCGCGATGTTTGGCCTGCAAGAAAAGCAAGGAAGGTTTCGGGCGCGGACATATGCGCATAGTGGGTGAGCGAAGTGTGTTCGACGCTCCAAACCACGTCAAAACCAAGCTTTTCGGCCAGCAGGGCCTGCTCCATCAGCTCATTGAAGACCTGCACTTCGCCACGGGGCGAGGCGTCCACGATTTGTGCTTCGAATATCAGCGAGAAACGCAATTGAACCTCCAGTCGGTGTCTGCCTTGACCGTCGGCTGGATTGGGGCTGGTTTCAAATGCCCTTTGCGTGCCATATTGTTGACATGGCAGCATCGCTCTCAAGTACATCCGTCCCGCGCGAGGTCGCTACACTGCGGACTCTGCGGATCGCAAAGCACTTTCCGTTCTTCCTTGTCGTGGCAGAGGAGCAGAACCTGCACCGCGCCGCCGAACGGCTGAATATCGCGCAATCGGCGTTATCGCGGCGCATCGCCGATCTTGAAAAAGAGCTGGGCGACGTAAAGCTGTTCGAACGGCAGGCGCGCGGGGTGGAGATTACGCCCGCCGGACGCTTGCTGGCGCGCGACGTGCGCGAAATCCTCTATGATATAGAGGAGACGAGTCGCCGCGTTGCTCGCCTGGCCAATGGCGATATGGGCACGTTGCGCCTTGCATTCTCGGAACCGATGATCCGCCGCCGCCTTTTGCCAAGCGCGATCAAGAAATTCCGTACCGCCTATCCCGACGTCGAATTGAAAGCCTTTCCGCTGACGTCGGAGGCGCAGCGTCAGAAGATCCGCGGCGGCGAAGTCGATATCGGTTTCGTGATCGAAGAAGCGAACGATGCCGAGGAATTCAACGTCCTGCGCGTGGGGATGGACAAGTTCATGCTGGTCCTGCCGGTCGATCATCCTCTGACGGCGAAGGAGACGGTGTCGATCCGCGATCTTGAGGACGAGCAATTGATCTTCCCGGCGCGTAACCTGTCGCCGCGCCTGTTCGACCGGATCGTCTCGGCGTTCGACGTGAACAATGTCTCGCCGATCATTTCGGTAGAGGTCAGCGCGGTCGACATCGCCTATGGCCTTGTCGCCGCAGGGATGGGGCTGGCCATCGTGACGGCGGTTGCCGTGTCGAGCGCGCCCGACGACGTCACTTTCCGCGAACTGGTCGATCTTGACCTGCCGCTTCAGCTGACGATGATTTCCCGCAAATCGAGCGAGGATGCGCTCCTCGCCAACTTTGCCGCGATTGTGGAAGAGGGGCTGGACGGCAGGGTATCGAGCGATGATGCCGACCAGCCGGTGCCGATCGGATCTGAAGCCTAGG
The sequence above is a segment of the Croceicoccus naphthovorans genome. Coding sequences within it:
- a CDS encoding SDR family NAD(P)-dependent oxidoreductase; translated protein: MSRPDLTLSGNTAVVTGAGSGIGRGLAIAAARRGMAVAICDVNEAQLAETAALVEQAGAVCLARPVDVTNPVANDAFALRVSEQCPPIATLFANAGILRQGSIAELPPAQLRALFDVNVVGTVQTVQSFVPIMRAAMMPAQIVITASTGAMFSYPHLTAYCATKHALWPIADGLRADMEAGPAPIGVSMLMPGPVSTAIFDHSDPGHQASPGSITTDEAAEIAFSGALMNRPYILTHPDFVDQAADHFAATIVRMKSA
- a CDS encoding LLM class flavin-dependent oxidoreductase; its protein translation is MRFSLIFEAQIVDASPRGEVQVFNELMEQALLAEKLGFDVVWSVEHTSLTHYAHMSAPETFLAFLAGQTSRIGIGHGVVCLMPAMNHPIKVAERVATLDILSKGRLHFGVGKGGSQQEAGAYGYDLKELQPIIDEAMYLIPRMFVEDEVEHNGPHLTIPPRPIHPKPFQSPHPPMYMACTNLDTLARAGERGLGALVLGFGGPEEVAKKNKIYRDAWEGRDVRDQVGYRPIQHLAALCPAIVLDDAKEARKIGLRGQRYFYESLNYWYGGGPCPDPDTWGDELVEEGTNTIITTKLASETLTMDLKEREGDRKPSSGILSAQNAYGTVEDCIDYVQQLADAGADEILFMTNMGTVPHWAQMETLRKIGTHVIPHFR
- a CDS encoding LysR family transcriptional regulator; translated protein: MAASLSSTSVPREVATLRTLRIAKHFPFFLVVAEEQNLHRAAERLNIAQSALSRRIADLEKELGDVKLFERQARGVEITPAGRLLARDVREILYDIEETSRRVARLANGDMGTLRLAFSEPMIRRRLLPSAIKKFRTAYPDVELKAFPLTSEAQRQKIRGGEVDIGFVIEEANDAEEFNVLRVGMDKFMLVLPVDHPLTAKETVSIRDLEDEQLIFPARNLSPRLFDRIVSAFDVNNVSPIISVEVSAVDIAYGLVAAGMGLAIVTAVAVSSAPDDVTFRELVDLDLPLQLTMISRKSSEDALLANFAAIVEEGLDGRVSSDDADQPVPIGSEA